From a region of the Desulfobacterales bacterium genome:
- a CDS encoding MFS transporter, producing MKKEKINSGPWKQVFQGNVFAFGLVSFLNDLSTEMIYPLLPVFFSGLVPPATVAVYIGLMEGLAEATASLLKFYAGHLSDRFKRRKPLALAGYAISSAVRPFTAIAGVGWQVVALRLGDRIGKGIRTAPRDALLSESVTRDVRGRAFSFHRLMDHAGAVTGPLVAAAFLYLMLGRDLLWHHGNNAAGPEEMAALRWLFALAALPGLAATISLWRLVQEKNRPAGTRDLPKEGRPLRTPRLSSRFFIFLLAVVLFTLGNSSDLFLIFYAQTRFGLGLGWVISLWVLLHLAKILFSLPGGWLADRVGRRAAIITGWVIYAAVYIAMPFASHFGTVCTLLLCYGVYYGMTEGAERALVADFVPAKDRGKAYGWYHGAVGLATLPASLLFGVFWARLGPKVAFLVGASLAAGALLVLTCCFSGRKNAPARLHGNRT from the coding sequence ATGAAAAAAGAGAAGATAAACAGTGGGCCATGGAAACAAGTTTTTCAGGGCAACGTCTTCGCCTTCGGCCTGGTCAGTTTTCTAAACGACCTTTCAACCGAGATGATCTATCCGCTCTTGCCGGTCTTTTTCAGCGGGCTTGTGCCGCCGGCTACAGTCGCTGTCTATATCGGCCTGATGGAAGGTCTGGCGGAAGCCACCGCCAGCCTGCTCAAGTTTTACGCTGGCCATCTCAGCGACCGCTTCAAACGGCGCAAACCGTTGGCCCTGGCCGGCTATGCAATTTCCAGCGCTGTTCGGCCGTTTACCGCCATTGCCGGGGTTGGCTGGCAGGTGGTGGCTCTTCGCCTGGGCGACCGAATCGGCAAGGGGATTCGCACCGCGCCCAGGGATGCCCTGCTCAGCGAATCGGTAACCAGAGATGTCCGGGGCCGGGCATTCAGCTTTCATCGATTGATGGATCATGCCGGGGCGGTAACCGGCCCCTTGGTAGCGGCGGCCTTTTTATACCTGATGCTGGGTCGCGACTTATTATGGCACCATGGCAATAATGCGGCCGGCCCCGAGGAGATGGCCGCCTTGCGTTGGTTGTTCGCCTTGGCGGCTCTTCCTGGTCTTGCGGCAACCATCTCCTTATGGAGGCTGGTTCAGGAAAAAAACCGGCCTGCCGGAACCCGAGATCTGCCCAAGGAAGGTCGGCCCCTCCGAACACCAAGACTTTCTTCCCGGTTTTTCATTTTTCTGCTTGCGGTGGTGCTCTTCACCCTTGGAAACAGTTCTGATTTATTTCTGATTTTCTACGCCCAAACCCGATTCGGCCTGGGCCTCGGCTGGGTGATCAGCCTGTGGGTCTTACTCCATCTTGCAAAGATTCTTTTCAGCCTGCCGGGCGGCTGGCTCGCGGACCGGGTCGGACGTAGAGCGGCAATCATTACCGGCTGGGTGATCTATGCGGCGGTGTACATTGCAATGCCCTTTGCGTCACATTTTGGCACAGTCTGCACCCTACTGCTTTGCTATGGCGTTTACTACGGGATGACGGAAGGGGCGGAACGCGCCCTGGTGGCTGATTTCGTTCCGGCCAAGGATCGTGGCAAGGCATATGGTTGGTATCATGGCGCTGTCGGTCTGGCCACTTTGCCGGCATCCTTGTTATTTGGGGTTTTCTGGGCCAGGCTCGGTCCGAAGGTGGCGTTTCTTGTCGGCGCTTCGTTGGCGGCCGGGGCGTTGTTAGTCTTAACCTGCTGTTTTTCCGGGAGAAAAAATGCTCCGGCCCGTCTACACGGAAATCGAACTTGA
- a CDS encoding DEAD/DEAH box helicase produces the protein MAPKQLDAVMMPDGTIQLEWAPASGRINNHGELLQNQIHAHYSTDPDNWLFFLGFCNKKIPLSPSLSFWRSFSGLFIRKLKLTPDIEARRGGIRIPLAEEELAQLRDQVPSMPGGEYLDEELLSTLWDWLAEIFSRKIEAYDGSVEEFVKEYSPDLHLVGRIYFHLVENKTGDASFAFLATYSTRLNDEGESRHLPLKYALEEYEDDNEKLLQLLVTVHEAARQSRLVNDLLESGELFYPLAWSAKEAFTFLQEIPIYEEAGILCRIPNWWKSKTANIGFDLRVGDKTPSTVGLDALLDFQPRLMIGDAEISESEARRLLDQSEGLAFLKNKWVAVDPEKLKQVLDAYEKAKKLNSEKGISVLDAMRLSLNPRKLLDAAEGETPFRVSSGEWLQAVFEKLNRPQTIATVKTAGTFKARLRGYQQDGLKWLFYLHKLRLGACLADDMGLGKTVQVLAFLNVLKAEKKKAKGAARASLLIIPASLLSNWLNEINAFFPSLVCFAAHPDLHKPGKVPTLDPEKLGAFDLVITTYALVQRYEWLRAYSWNYVILDEAQAIKNPGTKQTRAVKGLAADNRIIMTGTPVENRLSDLWSLFDFLNPGLLGNAKEFAGFTKTLAKDPHGYAGLRKVVNPFILRRLKTDKSIISDLPDKVEVKTWAPMSKKQTVLYQEIIRGIREVIENSEGMQRKGLILSALMKFKQLCNHPSQYLGLDMFAEAESGKFGRLREICETIYEKREKVLVFTQFKEITGPLARFMATIFKREGLILHGSVPVGKRKELIEKFQGSEYVPFFVLSLKAGGVGLNLTAANHVIHFDRWWNPAVENQATDRAFRIGQKKNVMVHKFLTKGTIEEKIDAMLTRKSKLSDEVVVASGENWITEMSNDELFDLFSLKP, from the coding sequence ATGGCACCCAAACAACTTGATGCCGTAATGATGCCGGATGGCACGATCCAGCTCGAATGGGCGCCTGCCTCCGGGCGGATCAATAACCACGGCGAGTTATTGCAAAACCAGATCCATGCCCACTATTCGACCGACCCCGACAATTGGCTCTTTTTTCTTGGCTTTTGCAATAAGAAGATACCCTTGTCCCCTTCCTTGAGTTTCTGGCGCAGCTTCTCAGGCCTTTTCATCCGTAAACTTAAGCTGACCCCTGACATTGAAGCCCGGCGGGGCGGGATTCGCATCCCCCTTGCCGAGGAGGAGCTTGCGCAACTGCGGGACCAGGTGCCCTCGATGCCCGGCGGTGAGTATCTGGATGAAGAGCTGTTGTCAACATTATGGGATTGGCTGGCGGAAATATTCTCCCGAAAAATTGAGGCGTATGATGGCTCGGTCGAGGAGTTTGTCAAGGAATACAGCCCGGATCTCCACCTGGTCGGCCGGATCTATTTTCACCTGGTCGAGAACAAGACCGGCGATGCCTCTTTTGCTTTTCTGGCCACCTATTCGACCAGGCTGAACGATGAAGGGGAGTCCAGGCATCTGCCGTTGAAATATGCCTTGGAAGAATATGAAGATGACAATGAAAAACTTCTGCAACTTCTGGTTACCGTTCATGAGGCAGCGCGGCAGAGCCGGCTGGTCAACGACCTGCTCGAGTCCGGTGAGTTGTTTTATCCCTTGGCCTGGTCTGCAAAAGAGGCGTTTACATTTCTGCAGGAGATACCGATTTATGAAGAAGCCGGCATTCTCTGCCGGATTCCCAATTGGTGGAAGAGCAAGACCGCAAATATCGGATTTGATCTCAGGGTAGGGGATAAAACGCCCTCAACGGTCGGCCTGGACGCCCTGCTCGATTTCCAGCCCCGGCTCATGATCGGCGATGCCGAGATATCCGAGAGCGAGGCCCGGCGCCTGCTTGACCAGTCCGAGGGGCTGGCTTTTCTAAAAAATAAATGGGTTGCCGTTGATCCGGAAAAATTAAAACAGGTTCTGGATGCATATGAAAAGGCAAAAAAACTGAACTCCGAAAAGGGAATCAGTGTCCTGGACGCCATGCGTCTGTCACTCAACCCGCGGAAACTGCTTGACGCCGCGGAAGGAGAAACGCCTTTCAGGGTATCCAGCGGTGAATGGCTGCAAGCGGTTTTTGAAAAATTAAACCGGCCGCAGACAATTGCTACGGTTAAAACAGCCGGGACATTTAAGGCCAGGCTGCGCGGATATCAGCAGGACGGCCTGAAATGGCTCTTCTACCTGCACAAGTTGAGACTGGGCGCCTGTCTGGCCGATGACATGGGCCTGGGCAAGACGGTGCAGGTGCTCGCGTTCCTCAATGTCCTCAAAGCTGAAAAAAAGAAGGCCAAGGGGGCGGCAAGGGCCTCTTTGTTGATCATTCCGGCATCGCTGCTCTCAAACTGGCTCAATGAAATAAACGCCTTTTTCCCAAGCCTGGTCTGTTTCGCGGCCCATCCCGATCTGCATAAACCGGGGAAGGTGCCAACGCTTGATCCGGAAAAACTGGGCGCATTCGATCTTGTGATAACCACTTACGCCCTGGTCCAGAGATATGAATGGCTCCGGGCCTACTCCTGGAACTATGTTATTCTGGATGAAGCGCAGGCGATCAAGAATCCCGGCACCAAGCAGACCAGGGCGGTTAAAGGGCTTGCCGCGGACAATAGAATCATCATGACCGGTACCCCGGTTGAAAACAGGTTGTCCGATCTCTGGTCCCTTTTCGACTTTTTGAACCCGGGACTGTTGGGAAATGCAAAAGAGTTCGCTGGCTTTACCAAAACGCTTGCCAAGGACCCGCATGGTTATGCCGGGCTGCGCAAGGTGGTCAACCCCTTTATTCTGCGGCGGTTGAAGACCGACAAGTCGATCATTTCCGACCTGCCCGACAAGGTGGAGGTAAAGACCTGGGCGCCAATGAGTAAAAAACAAACCGTACTCTACCAAGAAATCATCCGGGGAATCAGGGAGGTCATTGAAAACTCGGAGGGGATGCAAAGAAAAGGTCTCATCTTGTCGGCCCTGATGAAGTTCAAGCAGCTCTGCAACCATCCATCCCAGTATCTTGGCCTGGATATGTTCGCGGAGGCCGAGAGCGGCAAGTTCGGCAGGTTGCGCGAGATCTGTGAAACCATCTACGAAAAAAGGGAAAAGGTCCTGGTCTTTACCCAGTTCAAGGAAATAACCGGGCCGCTGGCCAGGTTTATGGCAACCATATTCAAGCGGGAGGGGTTGATCCTGCACGGCAGCGTTCCGGTGGGCAAGAGAAAGGAATTAATAGAAAAATTTCAAGGCAGCGAGTATGTACCGTTCTTTGTTCTCTCTCTTAAGGCCGGCGGAGTCGGGCTGAACCTGACCGCGGCCAACCATGTGATCCATTTCGATCGCTGGTGGAACCCGGCGGTGGAGAATCAGGCAACGGACCGGGCCTTTCGTATCGGTCAGAAAAAAAATGTCATGGTCCATAAATTTCTGACCAAGGGCACCATAGAGGAAAAAATCGATGCAATGCTCACCCGGAAGTCGAAACTATCCGATGAGGTGGTTGTCGCATCCGGTGAAAACTGGATAACCGAGATGAGTAATGACGAACTGTTTGATCTGTTCAGCTTGAAACCATAA
- the groL gene encoding chaperonin GroEL (60 kDa chaperone family; promotes refolding of misfolded polypeptides especially under stressful conditions; forms two stacked rings of heptamers to form a barrel-shaped 14mer; ends can be capped by GroES; misfolded proteins enter the barrel where they are refolded when GroES binds): MAGKDIKYGVKARESILRGVNTLANAVKVTLGPKGRNVILEKSFGSPTITKDGVTVAKDIELTDKFENMGAQMVKEVASKTSDVAGDGTTTATILAQAIYREGSRLVAAGSNPMDIKRGIDSSVVAVVAELEKIAKPTKEQKEIAQVGTISANNDETIGNIIAEAMDKVGKEGVITVEEAKSMDTSLDVVEGMQFDRGYLSPYFVTDPEKMVVNLDEPLFLINEKKISNMKDLLPVLEQVAKMGKPLCIIAEDVDGEALATLVVNKLRGTLNVAAIKAPGFGDRRKAMLEDIAVLTGGQVITEDLGIKLENVTVNDLGTAKRVVIDKDNTTIVDGGGDTAKLEARVKQIRAQIDDTTSDYDREKLQERLAKLIGGVAVINVGAATETEMKEKKARVEDALNATRAAVEEGIVPGGGVAYLRCLNALDVLELSGDQGQGRKIIIRALEEPIRQIANNAGMEGSVVVEHVKKMEGAQGFNANNEGYEDLIKAGVIDPAKVTRYALQNAASVAGLLLTTECMVAEHPEEDKGGGGGMGGGMGGGMPGMGGMGGMGGMM, encoded by the coding sequence ATGGCTGGAAAAGATATCAAATATGGTGTGAAGGCACGGGAATCGATTCTAAGAGGGGTTAATACCCTGGCCAACGCGGTCAAGGTCACCCTGGGTCCCAAGGGCCGCAACGTTATCCTGGAAAAATCATTCGGCTCCCCGACCATAACCAAGGACGGGGTGACCGTGGCCAAGGATATCGAGCTGACCGACAAGTTCGAGAACATGGGCGCCCAGATGGTCAAGGAGGTTGCCTCCAAGACCAGCGACGTGGCCGGTGACGGCACCACCACCGCCACAATACTTGCCCAGGCCATCTACCGGGAAGGCTCCCGGCTGGTGGCGGCCGGCAGCAATCCCATGGACATCAAGCGCGGTATCGACAGCAGCGTCGTGGCCGTTGTCGCCGAGTTGGAGAAGATCGCCAAACCGACCAAGGAGCAGAAGGAGATCGCCCAGGTCGGCACCATCTCCGCCAACAACGACGAGACCATCGGCAACATCATTGCCGAGGCCATGGACAAGGTGGGCAAGGAAGGGGTGATCACCGTGGAAGAGGCCAAGTCCATGGATACCTCCCTGGATGTAGTCGAGGGCATGCAGTTCGACCGCGGCTATCTCTCTCCCTATTTTGTCACTGATCCGGAAAAGATGGTGGTCAACCTGGACGAGCCGCTATTTCTGATCAATGAAAAGAAAATCAGCAACATGAAGGACCTGCTGCCGGTGCTGGAGCAGGTGGCAAAGATGGGCAAACCGCTGTGCATCATTGCCGAGGACGTGGACGGCGAGGCCCTGGCCACCCTGGTGGTCAACAAGCTGCGCGGCACCCTGAACGTGGCCGCAATCAAGGCCCCGGGCTTTGGCGACCGCCGCAAGGCGATGCTTGAGGATATCGCGGTACTCACCGGCGGCCAGGTGATCACCGAGGACCTGGGCATCAAACTGGAAAACGTGACGGTCAACGACCTGGGTACTGCCAAACGGGTGGTGATCGACAAGGACAACACCACCATTGTTGACGGTGGCGGCGACACGGCCAAGCTTGAGGCCCGGGTCAAGCAGATCCGCGCCCAGATCGATGATACCACCTCGGACTATGACCGGGAGAAGCTGCAGGAACGGTTGGCCAAGCTGATCGGCGGCGTTGCGGTGATCAATGTCGGCGCGGCAACCGAGACCGAGATGAAAGAGAAGAAGGCCCGGGTCGAAGATGCGTTGAACGCCACCCGCGCCGCGGTGGAGGAAGGCATTGTTCCCGGCGGCGGGGTGGCCTATCTCCGCTGTCTCAACGCCCTTGACGTCCTTGAGTTGAGCGGAGACCAGGGCCAGGGCAGGAAAATCATCATCCGTGCCCTTGAAGAGCCGATCCGTCAGATCGCCAACAACGCCGGCATGGAAGGCTCGGTGGTGGTGGAACACGTCAAGAAAATGGAAGGCGCCCAGGGCTTCAATGCCAACAATGAAGGATACGAAGACCTGATCAAGGCCGGGGTTATCGATCCGGCCAAGGTTACCCGCTACGCCCTGCAGAATGCGGCCAGCGTGGCCGGCCTGCTGCTGACCACCGAGTGCATGGTGGCGGAGCATCCGGAAGAGGATAAGGGCGGCGGCGGCGGCATGGGCGGCGGCATGGGCGGCGGTATGCCCGGCATGGGCGGCATGGGCGGCATGGGCGGCATGATGTAA
- the typA gene encoding translational GTPase TypA → MDRNKIRNIAIIAHVDHGKTTLVDQLFQQSGMFRDNQVVTERLMDSMDLERERGITITSKNGSYRYRDYRINIIDTPGHADFGGQVERVLRMADGCLLLVDAQEGPMPQTYFVLKKALAISLPIIVVINKIDKPAARPDWAVDQVFDLFVKLNAPDELLDFPVIYASAKAGVASKELEDGSTTMEPLSAEIIARIPAPAGDPDAPLQMQVNTIDYSLYLGRLGIGKVVNGTLNINKSVVVARRDGSVVPVRISKIFRFECDQKVAVEQAGVGEIVAVAGLDDITVGVTFTDAHDPRPLPLIEIDPPTIAMNFIPNDSPFAGTEGKFVTSRHIEERLRRETLADVALVVEPLADSVGYKVSGRGELHLSILIEKMRREGYEFQVTRPQVIMRRENGQFLEPYEELTIDVEDRYKGAVIEKLGNLKGQMLEMYQENGMARMVYKLPTRGLLGFRSEFMTDTKGMGIMNYVFAEYGPHAGEIKNRINGVLMAKEPCTTVAYALFNLQDRGRLFLGPGVKVYPGQIIGEHCRASDLVVNPAKGKKLTNMRASGTDENVVLTPPVAMTLEDCIAYINDDELVEVTPKSIRLRKRPR, encoded by the coding sequence ATGGACCGAAACAAGATCAGAAACATTGCCATTATCGCCCACGTGGATCACGGCAAGACCACCCTGGTGGACCAGCTCTTCCAGCAAAGCGGCATGTTCCGCGACAACCAGGTGGTGACGGAGCGGCTGATGGATTCCATGGATCTCGAGCGGGAGCGGGGAATCACCATTACCTCGAAAAATGGCTCCTACCGCTACCGGGATTACCGGATCAATATCATCGACACCCCGGGCCATGCCGATTTCGGCGGCCAGGTGGAACGGGTGCTGCGGATGGCGGACGGCTGCCTGCTCCTGGTGGATGCCCAGGAAGGACCGATGCCCCAGACCTATTTTGTTCTGAAAAAGGCCCTGGCCATCTCCCTGCCGATTATCGTGGTGATCAACAAGATCGACAAACCGGCGGCCCGGCCGGACTGGGCCGTGGACCAGGTCTTTGATCTCTTTGTCAAGCTGAACGCACCGGACGAACTGCTCGATTTCCCGGTGATCTATGCCTCGGCCAAGGCCGGTGTCGCCTCAAAAGAGCTGGAAGACGGCAGTACCACCATGGAGCCGTTGTCCGCGGAGATAATCGCCCGCATCCCGGCCCCGGCCGGTGACCCCGACGCGCCGCTGCAGATGCAGGTCAATACCATTGACTACTCCCTTTATCTCGGCCGGCTGGGGATCGGCAAGGTGGTGAACGGTACGCTGAACATCAATAAAAGCGTGGTGGTGGCCAGGCGTGACGGTTCGGTGGTCCCGGTCCGGATCAGCAAGATTTTCCGGTTCGAGTGCGACCAGAAGGTTGCCGTTGAGCAGGCCGGGGTCGGCGAGATCGTGGCCGTGGCCGGCCTGGACGACATCACCGTGGGGGTCACCTTTACCGATGCCCATGATCCCCGGCCGCTGCCGCTGATCGAGATCGACCCGCCCACCATTGCCATGAACTTCATCCCCAACGACTCACCCTTTGCCGGCACAGAAGGGAAATTCGTCACCTCCCGCCATATTGAGGAGCGGCTGCGGCGGGAGACCCTGGCCGATGTGGCCCTGGTGGTGGAACCGCTCGCCGACTCGGTGGGGTATAAGGTTTCTGGTCGCGGCGAACTGCATCTCTCGATCCTGATCGAGAAAATGCGGCGAGAGGGCTATGAGTTCCAGGTGACCCGGCCCCAGGTAATCATGCGGCGGGAAAACGGGCAGTTCCTTGAGCCTTACGAAGAGTTGACCATCGATGTAGAGGACCGGTACAAGGGCGCGGTCATTGAAAAACTGGGCAACCTCAAGGGGCAGATGCTGGAGATGTATCAGGAAAACGGCATGGCCCGCATGGTCTATAAACTGCCCACCCGCGGCCTCCTCGGGTTCCGTTCCGAGTTCATGACCGACACCAAGGGGATGGGGATCATGAACTATGTCTTTGCCGAGTACGGCCCCCATGCCGGTGAAATCAAGAACCGGATCAACGGGGTGCTCATGGCCAAGGAACCCTGCACCACCGTGGCATACGCCCTGTTCAACCTCCAGGACCGGGGCCGGCTGTTTCTCGGCCCCGGGGTCAAGGTCTATCCGGGCCAGATCATCGGCGAACACTGCCGGGCCAGCGACCTGGTGGTCAACCCGGCCAAGGGCAAGAAACTCACCAATATGCGGGCCTCCGGCACCGATGAAAACGTGGTCCTCACCCCGCCGGTGGCCATGACCCTGGAGGACTGCATCGCCTATATCAATGACGATGAACTGGTGGAGGTGACCCCCAAGTCGATCCGATTGCGGAAACGGCCGAGGTGA
- a CDS encoding AI-2E family transporter: MSQQTCSSGRGEPPSPMVLRYFLLLFLGAILALGRLLWPFASILILSFLLAGLFRPVYLFLLRKRFTATFSSLATCILIVLLVFVPLLFFVGALSQEMLGFYQQIKGTDLGLKLKELIQAPMVTQAREIFAGFGFDLEPQKLSNTLAEVSTAIGLFIYGQVSAWAANIMNFVISFFLMIIVIFFYLSEHQRFLDFMMRLSPLPDDQEQQLVTKFVEIAGAVLIGNGICGIIQGVLGGLVFALFDLGPPLLWGGIMAILAFLPIFGIGLVLLPAALIMFLKGSIGVGVFLIIFYAVLSFGIEYLFKPRLVGRRVKMHTLLVFLAILGGLKVFGVLGIIYGPLIVTTFLTLAEIYLENYDQYVKGGMDRRQRTGTGDRGQKTEGPGGSNEC; encoded by the coding sequence ATGTCGCAGCAAACATGCTCGTCCGGCCGCGGCGAACCGCCCAGCCCCATGGTCTTGAGATACTTCCTGCTCCTGTTTCTGGGGGCCATCCTGGCCCTTGGGCGTCTGCTCTGGCCCTTTGCCTCGATCCTTATTCTCTCTTTTTTGCTGGCCGGACTCTTCCGGCCGGTCTATCTCTTTCTTTTGCGGAAGCGCTTTACCGCCACCTTTTCTTCCCTGGCCACCTGCATCCTGATCGTGCTGCTGGTCTTTGTGCCGCTCCTCTTTTTTGTCGGGGCCTTGTCCCAGGAGATGCTCGGCTTTTACCAGCAGATCAAGGGCACCGACCTGGGGTTGAAGCTCAAGGAGCTGATCCAGGCGCCAATGGTCACCCAGGCCCGGGAAATATTCGCTGGCTTCGGGTTTGACCTGGAGCCGCAGAAATTGAGCAATACCCTGGCGGAAGTCAGCACGGCCATAGGCCTGTTTATCTATGGCCAGGTGAGCGCCTGGGCCGCCAATATCATGAACTTCGTGATCAGCTTTTTCCTGATGATCATTGTTATTTTCTTTTATTTAAGCGAGCACCAGCGGTTTCTCGATTTTATGATGCGGCTCTCCCCGCTGCCCGATGACCAGGAACAGCAACTGGTCACCAAGTTTGTCGAGATCGCCGGCGCGGTCCTGATCGGCAACGGCATCTGCGGCATTATTCAGGGGGTATTGGGCGGCCTCGTCTTTGCCCTGTTCGACCTGGGCCCGCCCCTGCTCTGGGGCGGAATCATGGCCATCCTCGCCTTCCTGCCGATCTTCGGCATCGGCCTGGTCCTCCTGCCGGCGGCCCTGATCATGTTCTTAAAGGGCAGTATCGGCGTCGGCGTCTTTCTGATCATCTTCTATGCCGTGCTTTCCTTTGGCATTGAGTACCTGTTCAAGCCCAGACTGGTCGGCCGGCGGGTAAAGATGCATACCCTGCTGGTCTTTCTCGCCATCCTCGGCGGACTCAAGGTCTTCGGGGTCCTGGGAATCATCTATGGTCCGCTGATCGTCACCACCTTTCTCACCCTGGCGGAAATCTACCTGGAAAATTATGACCAGTACGTGAAGGGCGGGATGGACAGAAGACAGAGGACAGGGACAGGGGACAGAGGGCAGAAGACGGAGGGGCCGGGGGGCAGCAATGAGTGCTGA
- the groES gene encoding co-chaperone GroES → MKIRPLNDRILVKRLEEEAKTKGGIIIPDSAKEKPAEGEVVACGHGKLNDKGERIAPELKAGDRVLFSKYGGTDVKIDGEDYLIMREDDILAIVE, encoded by the coding sequence ATGAAAATTCGTCCGTTGAATGACCGTATTCTGGTCAAAAGATTGGAAGAAGAGGCAAAAACCAAGGGCGGGATCATCATCCCTGATTCAGCCAAGGAAAAACCGGCCGAGGGCGAGGTGGTGGCCTGCGGGCACGGTAAACTCAATGACAAGGGCGAGCGCATAGCTCCCGAGCTGAAAGCGGGCGACCGGGTGCTGTTCAGCAAATATGGCGGCACTGATGTCAAGATCGACGGAGAAGATTATCTGATCATGCGCGAGGATGACATCCTGGCTATTGTCGAATAA
- a CDS encoding branched-chain amino acid aminotransferase, which translates to MNIRLEKADSSQLREKPDENDLGFGRYFADHMFVMTYDADRGGWHDAVIKPYQNFSLDPAAMALHYGQAIFEGLKAYRGRDNGIYLFRPKDNLRRMNITAERMCMPAIPVDEVFEALKSLLRLDDGWIPGAPGATLYIRPTMIAIEAGLGVRPARQYLFFIINSPVGAYYPEGFNPVKIFVTDKYVRAVPGGVGHVKTAGNYAASIMAAVEAQKQGFTQVLWLDAKERKYVEEVGTMNIFFVINDEVITPPLTGSILPGITRDSVLCLTRDWGYTVSERTISIDEVLDANENGTMQEIFGTGTAAVISPVGELHYKGRTTRINHGQTGPLSQRLFDEIQAIQNGFKQDPYGWVVKI; encoded by the coding sequence ATGAATATTCGGCTGGAAAAGGCGGACAGCAGTCAGCTCAGGGAGAAACCCGATGAAAACGATCTGGGCTTTGGCCGATATTTCGCCGACCACATGTTTGTGATGACCTATGATGCCGACCGGGGCGGCTGGCATGATGCGGTGATCAAGCCATACCAGAACTTTTCCCTGGACCCGGCCGCCATGGCGCTCCATTACGGCCAGGCGATTTTCGAGGGGTTGAAGGCCTATCGCGGCCGCGACAATGGAATCTATCTGTTCCGGCCCAAGGACAACCTGCGGCGGATGAACATCACCGCGGAGCGGATGTGTATGCCCGCCATCCCGGTGGACGAGGTGTTTGAGGCGCTGAAGTCGCTGCTCCGGTTAGACGATGGCTGGATTCCCGGCGCCCCGGGCGCCACCCTCTACATCCGGCCGACCATGATCGCCATTGAGGCGGGCCTCGGGGTCCGGCCGGCCCGGCAGTACCTGTTTTTCATCATTAACAGCCCGGTGGGCGCCTATTATCCCGAGGGTTTCAACCCGGTCAAGATCTTTGTCACTGACAAATATGTGCGCGCCGTGCCCGGCGGGGTCGGCCACGTCAAAACAGCCGGCAACTACGCGGCCAGCATCATGGCGGCGGTGGAGGCCCAGAAACAGGGCTTCACCCAGGTGCTCTGGCTCGACGCCAAGGAGCGGAAATACGTGGAAGAGGTCGGCACCATGAACATCTTTTTCGTGATCAACGACGAGGTCATCACCCCGCCGCTTACCGGCAGCATCCTGCCGGGCATCACCCGGGATTCGGTGCTTTGCCTGACCCGGGACTGGGGATACACGGTGAGCGAACGGACGATCTCCATCGACGAGGTCCTGGATGCCAATGAAAACGGCACCATGCAGGAGATCTTCGGTACCGGCACCGCCGCGGTGATCTCGCCGGTGGGCGAACTCCACTATAAGGGCCGGACCACCAGGATCAATCACGGTCAAACCGGCCCCCTTTCCCAGCGGTTGTTCGACGAAATCCAGGCCATCCAGAACGGCTTTAAGCAGGATCCTTACGGCTGGGTCGTGAAGATATAA